The Panicum hallii strain FIL2 chromosome 9, PHallii_v3.1, whole genome shotgun sequence genome has a window encoding:
- the LOC112872728 gene encoding receptor like protein 29-like, which produces MADLLGDPAWPQLHPRPCTDTPWPGLQCEAAPDDARVLRASRLHFGPDVATPPCRPGARLDAASLRGLPHLKTLSLFGCFAGAGVELSAALFAGGPPSSLEQIVLKSNPGLRGPIPATLGGLRSLRVLSLSQNGFGGGIPRELAGLAALQQLDLSYNNITGEIPEEIGGMASLTILDLSWNGIAGGVPAALGKLRRLQKADLSHNRLAGRVPPEVGSLRELVFLDLSHNALAGPLPGSLAGLSKLQYLLLQENPLGTAVPSVVGALRRLQVLGLSECGLTGPIPRAAFAALGSLTALSLDRNRLDGPIPATLAALPHLGQLNLSQNRLAGEIALPGEFVARLGRRLDVRGNDELCVGRGLQGSGYLVAPPCADRRDGGRSPEGSGAAAAAAPGGRRRGYGYGAVGVLACHVFVSSLVYRL; this is translated from the exons ATGGCGGACCTCCTGGGCGACCCGGCGTGGCCGCAGCTCCACCCGCGGCCCTGCACCGACACGCCGTGGCCGGGGCTCCAGTGCGAGGCGGCCCCCGACGACGCGCGGGTGCTCCGCGCGTCGCGGCTCCACTTCGGGCCCGACGTCGCCACCCCACCCTGCCGGCCCGGGGCCAGGCTCGACGCCGCATCGCTGCGCGGCCTGCCGCACCTCAAGACGCTCTCACTGTTCGGTTGCTTCGCTGGCGCCGGCGTCGAGTTGTCGGCGGCGCTGTTCGCGGGCGGGCCACCGTCGTCGCTTGAGCAGATCGTGCTCAAGTCCAACCCGGGGCTGAGGGGCCCGATACCCGCGACGCTGGGCGGCCTGCGGAGCCTCCGCGTGCTCAGCCTATCGCAGAACGGGTTCGGCGGCGGGATCccgagggagctcgccggccTCGCCGCGCTGCAGCAGCTCGACCTCAGCTACAACAACATCACCGGCGAG ATACCCGAAGAGATCGGAGGGATGGCGAGCCTGACCATCCTGGACCTGAGCTGGAACGGCATCGCCGGCGGCGTGCCGGCGGCGCTGGGGAAGCTGCGGAGGCTGCAGAAGGCGGACCTGAGCCACAACCGCCTCGCCGGCCGCGTGCCGCCGGAGGTGGGTTCGCTGCGGGAGCTGGTGTTCCTGGACCTGAGCCACAACGCGCTCGCGGGCCCGCTGCCGGGCTCGCTGGCCGGCCTGTCTAAGCTGCAGTACCTGCTGCTGCAGGAAAACCCGCTGggcacggcggtgccgagcgtcGTCGGCGCGCTGCGGCGGCTGCAGGTGCTGGGCCTGTCCGAGTGCGGCCTGACGGGGCCCATCCCGCGGGCCGCGTTCGCGGCGCTGGGCAGCCTCACGGCGCTGTCGCTGGACCGGAACCGGCTGGACGGGCCGATCCCGGCGACCCTGGCCGCCCTGCCGCACCTGGGCCAGCTGAACCTGAGCCAGAACCGGCTGGCTGGGGAGATCGCGCTGCCGGGGGAGTTcgtggcgcggctcgggcggcgcctCGACGTGCGGGGCAACGACGAGCTCTGCGTCGGCAGGGGGCTGCAGGGGAGCGGCTACCTGGTGGCGCCGCCGTGCGCGGACCGTCGGGACGGCGGCAGATCGCCGGAGGGATCCGGtgctgccgcggcggcggcgcccggtggccggcggcggggctacGGTTACGGGGCCGTCGGCGTACTGGCGTGTCACGTTTTCGTGTCGTCTCTGGTGTACCGGTTGTGA